The Egibacteraceae bacterium genome includes a window with the following:
- the rplO gene encoding 50S ribosomal protein L15 → MKIHHLKPPAGAHRPKTRKGRGIAAGKGKTAGRGTKGTGARGRMPAGFEGGQMPLQRRLPKLPGFTSRNRVEYAAVNVRTLEETFAAGDEVTPETLRGKGLVRKGSAPVKVLGEGELTKALQVSAHAFSGSARDKIAASGGTITVIAGRRPAGE, encoded by the coding sequence ATGAAGATCCATCACCTGAAGCCGCCCGCGGGCGCCCACCGCCCCAAGACCCGGAAGGGCCGCGGCATCGCCGCGGGCAAGGGCAAGACCGCCGGGCGCGGCACGAAGGGCACCGGAGCACGCGGGCGGATGCCCGCGGGTTTCGAAGGCGGCCAGATGCCGCTCCAGCGGCGGCTGCCGAAGCTGCCCGGCTTCACGTCGCGCAACCGCGTGGAGTACGCGGCCGTCAACGTCCGCACGCTCGAGGAGACGTTCGCGGCGGGTGACGAGGTGACGCCCGAGACCCTGCGGGGCAAGGGGCTCGTCCGCAAGGGCTCCGCGCCCGTGAAGGTCCTCGGTGAGGGCGAGCTCACGAAGGCGCTCCAGGTGTCCGCCCACGCGTTCTCCGGCTCGGCTCGCGACAAGATCGCCGCCAGCGGTGGCACCATCACCGTCATAGCGGGCCGGCGCCCCGCCGGCGAGTAG
- the rpsE gene encoding 30S ribosomal protein S5, producing MPGPGGGTPRGGGRGRGGGRGREEERSPYEEKVVAINRVAKVVKGGRRFSFTALVVVGDANGTVGVGYGKAKEVPAAIQKGVEEAKKNFFTVPMIQNTIVHPVIGEASAGKVVLKPAAPGTGVIAGGPVRAVLECAGIRDVLAKSLGTANAINVVHATVAALKSLRRPDDVARLRELELSELIPKKMYDNLKAGA from the coding sequence ATGCCTGGACCAGGTGGAGGCACCCCCCGCGGAGGCGGTCGCGGACGTGGCGGAGGCCGCGGCCGCGAGGAGGAGCGCAGCCCGTACGAGGAGAAGGTCGTCGCGATCAACCGCGTCGCGAAGGTCGTCAAGGGCGGCCGGCGCTTCTCCTTCACCGCGCTCGTCGTCGTGGGTGACGCCAACGGCACCGTCGGCGTCGGCTACGGCAAGGCGAAGGAGGTGCCGGCCGCGATCCAGAAGGGCGTCGAGGAGGCGAAGAAGAACTTCTTCACCGTCCCGATGATCCAGAACACCATCGTGCACCCGGTGATCGGTGAGGCCTCAGCCGGCAAGGTCGTCCTCAAGCCGGCCGCTCCGGGCACCGGCGTGATCGCCGGTGGGCCGGTGCGGGCCGTGCTCGAGTGCGCGGGGATCAGGGACGTGCTCGCCAAGTCGCTGGGGACCGCGAACGCGATCAACGTCGTGCACGCCACGGTCGCCGCACTGAAGTCGCTTCGCCGTCCCGACGACGTCGCCCGACTGCGGGAGCTCGAGCTGTCCGAGCTCATCCCGAAGAAGATGTACGACAACCTCAAGGCAGGCGCGTAG
- the rplR gene encoding 50S ribosomal protein L18: protein MDAKSKRAARDRRHARVRKRVRGTAERPRLAVYRSNKRIYAQVIDDRVGRTLAAASSLDAGVGEPDGEGKVGVAKAVGRLLAERARDAGVERVVFDRGGNRYHGRIRALAEGAREGGLQL, encoded by the coding sequence ATGGACGCGAAGAGCAAGCGCGCAGCACGGGACCGGCGTCACGCCCGGGTGCGCAAGCGCGTGCGGGGAACCGCCGAACGCCCCCGCCTGGCCGTGTACCGGTCGAACAAGCGCATCTACGCACAGGTCATCGACGACCGTGTGGGACGCACTCTCGCGGCCGCGTCGAGCCTTGACGCCGGGGTCGGTGAGCCCGACGGCGAAGGCAAGGTGGGTGTCGCCAAGGCGGTCGGCCGGCTCCTCGCTGAGCGGGCCAGGGACGCCGGCGTCGAGCGCGTCGTGTTCGACCGGGGAGGCAACCGCTACCACGGGCGCATCAGGGCGCTCGCCGAGGGCGCCCGCGAGGGCGGCCTGCAGCTCTAG
- the rplF gene encoding 50S ribosomal protein L6 encodes MSRIGKEPVPVPAGVEVTLEGSTIRVTGPRGTLTQRIDPAVTVTVADDAVTVTRSSDEREHRALHGLYRSLIANMVTGVTDGYERRLEIVGVGYRATARGTDGVTLQVGYSHPVEVDAPGGITLTVPSPNAIVVAGADKQQVGQVAANIRAIRRPEPYKGKGIRYAGEHVRRKSGKAAGT; translated from the coding sequence ATGAGCCGTATCGGTAAGGAGCCCGTACCGGTGCCCGCCGGGGTGGAGGTAACCCTCGAGGGGTCGACCATCCGCGTCACCGGCCCGAGGGGTACGCTCACCCAGCGCATCGACCCCGCGGTGACCGTCACGGTGGCCGACGACGCCGTCACCGTCACCCGCAGCAGCGACGAACGCGAGCACCGCGCCCTGCACGGCCTGTACCGATCGCTCATCGCGAACATGGTGACCGGCGTCACCGACGGGTACGAGCGCCGGCTCGAGATCGTGGGGGTCGGCTACCGGGCCACGGCGCGGGGCACCGACGGCGTCACGCTGCAGGTCGGCTACAGCCACCCGGTCGAGGTGGACGCACCAGGGGGTATCACCCTGACGGTGCCGAGCCCCAACGCCATCGTCGTCGCCGGCGCCGACAAGCAGCAGGTCGGGCAGGTGGCGGCGAACATCCGCGCCATCCGCCGCCCGGAGCCCTACAAGGGCAAGGGCATCCGCTATGCGGGCGAGCACGTGCGGCGCAAGTCCGGCAAGGCCGCCGGCACCTAG
- the rpsH gene encoding 30S ribosomal protein S8 — protein sequence MTLTDPVADMLTRIRNANVAYREEIAMPSSKMKAAIADILKREGYIRDYLVEPTKPQSTLRLALKYTRDRERSLSGIRRVSKPGLRVYAKKDEIPRVLGGLGIAIISTSSGLMTDREARRQGVGGEVVAYVW from the coding sequence ATGACACTGACCGACCCGGTTGCGGACATGCTGACCCGCATCCGCAACGCGAACGTCGCCTACCGCGAGGAGATCGCCATGCCCTCCTCGAAGATGAAGGCGGCCATCGCCGACATCCTCAAGCGCGAGGGCTACATCCGTGACTACCTCGTGGAGCCGACGAAGCCCCAGTCGACGCTGCGGCTCGCGCTGAAGTACACCCGCGACCGCGAGCGCTCGCTGTCGGGCATCCGGCGCGTGTCGAAGCCCGGGCTGCGGGTCTACGCGAAGAAGGACGAGATCCCCCGTGTGCTCGGCGGCCTGGGGATCGCCATCATCTCGACGTCGTCAGGGCTCATGACCGACCGCGAGGCCCGCAGGCAGGGCGTCGGCGGCGAGGTCGTGGCCTATGTCTGGTAG
- a CDS encoding type Z 30S ribosomal protein S14: MAKKSMIAKAARKPKFAVRGYTRCNRCGRPRAVYRKFMLCRVCLRELAHAGELPGIRKASW; this comes from the coding sequence ATGGCCAAGAAGTCGATGATCGCCAAGGCGGCCCGCAAGCCGAAGTTCGCGGTGCGGGGCTACACGCGTTGCAACCGCTGTGGCCGGCCGCGCGCCGTGTACCGGAAGTTCATGCTGTGCCGGGTGTGCCTGCGCGAGCTGGCGCACGCCGGCGAGCTGCCGGGAATCCGCAAGGCGTCCTGGTAA